From one Sphingomonas sp. BT-65 genomic stretch:
- a CDS encoding VirB3 family type IV secretion system protein → MTLPDGFEVPVHRALTEPILLGGAPRALAIVNGTLAAAIGIGLQLWVVGVAVWAIGHAVAVWCARSDPDFVEVLSRHLKHKAHLGAG, encoded by the coding sequence GTGACTTTGCCCGACGGCTTCGAGGTGCCGGTCCACCGCGCGCTGACCGAGCCGATCCTGCTCGGCGGCGCGCCGCGCGCGCTCGCGATCGTCAACGGCACGCTCGCCGCCGCGATCGGCATCGGCCTCCAGCTCTGGGTGGTCGGCGTCGCGGTGTGGGCGATCGGCCATGCCGTCGCGGTGTGGTGCGCGCGGTCCGATCCCGACTTCGTCGAGGTGCTCTCGCGCCACCTCAAGCACAAAGCCCACTTGGGGGCCGGGTGA
- the trbL gene encoding P-type conjugative transfer protein TrbL produces the protein MNDLNVIDRFLDTFARYIDSGFGLLGGEVGWLSATLIAIDVTLAALFWAFGGADDLFARLIKKVLYVGAFAFILTNFNSLASILFRSFAGLGLQASGSGMTEAQLLQPGRLAAVGVDAGRPLLDQIGEMSGLFEVFSNIDIIVVLFCAWLVIIIAFFILAVQMFVTLIEFKLTTLAGFVLVPFAFWNKTAFLAERVLGNVVSSGIKILVLAVIVGIGSGLFAEFRVPPGTEMTIDHALAIALGSLTLLGLGIFGPGIATGLVSGAPQLGAGAAAGTALGVAGLAAAGGAVVAGGAGLAAGAAGSTLRGATSLAAGARAAYAEGGMTGVARAGASAVSGAARSTAARVFGERGAESGDGPPAWAKRMQRRQAATHGVTVAAHTLRSGDRGGPGASPTLPKED, from the coding sequence ATGAACGACTTGAACGTCATCGACCGGTTCCTCGACACCTTCGCCCGCTATATCGACAGCGGGTTCGGGCTGCTCGGCGGCGAGGTCGGCTGGCTGTCGGCGACGCTGATCGCCATCGACGTCACGCTCGCCGCCCTGTTCTGGGCGTTCGGCGGCGCCGACGACCTGTTCGCGCGGCTGATCAAGAAGGTGCTCTATGTCGGCGCCTTCGCGTTCATTCTGACCAACTTCAACAGCCTCGCCTCGATCCTCTTCCGCTCGTTCGCGGGGCTCGGTCTGCAGGCCTCGGGTTCGGGCATGACCGAGGCGCAGCTGCTCCAGCCCGGCCGCCTCGCCGCGGTCGGAGTCGACGCCGGGCGGCCGCTGCTCGATCAGATCGGCGAGATGTCGGGGCTGTTCGAGGTCTTCTCCAACATCGACATCATCGTCGTGCTGTTCTGCGCCTGGCTGGTGATCATCATCGCATTCTTCATCCTGGCGGTGCAGATGTTCGTGACTCTGATCGAGTTCAAGCTCACCACGCTTGCCGGCTTCGTGCTCGTCCCCTTCGCCTTCTGGAACAAGACCGCGTTCCTCGCCGAGCGCGTGCTCGGCAATGTCGTCTCGTCGGGCATCAAGATCCTCGTGCTCGCGGTGATCGTCGGCATCGGCTCGGGGCTGTTCGCCGAATTCCGCGTGCCTCCCGGCACCGAGATGACGATCGACCATGCGCTCGCCATCGCGCTCGGATCTCTCACCCTGCTCGGCCTCGGCATCTTCGGCCCGGGCATCGCGACCGGACTGGTGTCGGGCGCGCCGCAGCTCGGCGCGGGCGCAGCCGCCGGCACCGCGCTCGGCGTCGCCGGGCTGGCCGCCGCAGGCGGTGCCGTCGTCGCAGGCGGCGCGGGCCTCGCCGCCGGGGCGGCCGGCTCGACCCTGCGCGGCGCAACCTCGCTCGCCGCCGGAGCCCGCGCCGCCTATGCCGAAGGCGGCATGACCGGCGTCGCGCGCGCCGGCGCAAGCGCGGTCTCAGGCGCTGCCCGGTCGACCGCGGCGCGCGTGTTCGGTGAGCGCGGCGCCGAATCCGGCGACGGCCCGCCCGCCTGGGCAAAGCGCATGCAGCGGCGCCAGGCCGCCACCCACGGCGTCACCGTCGCCGCGCATACGCTGCGGTCGGGCGATCGCGGCGGCCCCGGCGCGTCCCCTACCCTGCCCAAGGAGGATTGA
- a CDS encoding TrbC/VirB2 family protein has translation MTCSRSPAVPRKRIYGNLRKRIYVSALVLAAALLAAPAHAGGSSMPWEAPLQSILESVEGPVAKIVAVIIIITTGLTLAFGDTSGGFRRLVQIVFGLSIAFAASSFFLSFFSFSGGALV, from the coding sequence ATGACCTGTTCGCGTAGTCCCGCAGTTCCCCGGAAGCGGATTTACGGAAATCTCCGAAAGCGGATTTACGTATCGGCGCTCGTGCTGGCGGCGGCGCTGCTCGCGGCGCCGGCGCACGCCGGCGGCTCGTCGATGCCGTGGGAGGCGCCGCTCCAGTCGATCCTCGAATCAGTCGAAGGCCCGGTCGCGAAGATCGTCGCGGTGATCATCATCATCACCACCGGGCTGACGCTGGCGTTCGGCGACACCTCGGGCGGGTTCCGCCGCCTCGTCCAGATCGTGTTCGGCCTGTCGATCGCCTTCGCGGCGTCGAGTTTCTTCCTGTCCTTCTTCAGCTTCTCGGGCGGAGCCTTGGTGTGA
- the trbE gene encoding conjugal transfer protein TrbE — MLNLAEYARRPTRLADYLPWAALVAPGVVLNKDGSFQRTMRFRGPDLDSATDSELVAATARLNNALKRLGSGWALYVDADRRPAPAYPDSDFPDALSALVDAARRAAFAGEDEDMPARHFESGYHLTLAWLPPAETRARARGLLVEGGDRRSVDWREQCQAFAAESDRIAALVETIMPEAAWLDDAETLTYLHGAVSAAPKPVAVPETPVYLDALLGADDLVGGLSPMLGDRHLRLLTVRGFPASTWPGLLDDLNRLGFPYRWTTRFLCLGKDEAERQLVRLRRQWFAKRKGVVSLLREVIYQQEVVLVDSDAANKSADADLALQALGSDAVAFGHVTATLLVSARDEGIAAERARAVERIVQGRGFVTMNETLNAVEAWLSTLPGHAYANVRQPLISTVNLVHMLPVSAVWAGPERNAHLDGPPLIVTRTDGATPFRFSPHVGDVGHTLVVGPTGAGKSVLLGLIALQFRRYPGARIFLFDKGGSARATILGMGGEHYDLGAGDEESALAFQPLSGIDADPERIWAAEWIAGLVAHEGVALDPPVKDAIWAGLMSLASAPREERTLTGLSALLASNPLRQALAPYTLAGPHGRLLDADHDRLGSAQVQAFEMEELMHARSAVLPVLTYLFHRLEQRFDGAPTLLILDEAWVFLDDPLFAGRIREWLKVLRKKNVAVIFATQSLADIQRSTIAPAIVESCPSRLFLPNPQATEPQLKEIYQGFGLNARQIAIIAQATPKRDYYYQSPLGNRLFDLDIGQLALAFLASAGPADQRVMDNILAEHGAAGFAAQWARHRGLAWAADLLAPSPHEAKETSP; from the coding sequence ATGCTCAACCTCGCCGAATATGCCCGCCGCCCGACGCGCCTCGCCGACTATCTGCCTTGGGCGGCGCTGGTCGCGCCGGGCGTGGTGCTCAACAAGGACGGCAGCTTCCAGCGGACGATGCGCTTCCGCGGACCCGACCTCGACAGCGCGACCGATTCCGAGCTGGTCGCGGCGACCGCGCGGCTCAACAACGCCTTGAAGCGTCTCGGCTCGGGCTGGGCTCTCTATGTCGACGCCGATCGGCGGCCTGCGCCCGCCTATCCCGACAGTGATTTTCCCGATGCGCTGTCGGCGCTGGTCGACGCCGCGCGCCGCGCTGCCTTCGCCGGCGAGGACGAGGACATGCCCGCGCGGCATTTCGAGAGCGGCTATCATCTGACCCTCGCCTGGCTGCCGCCTGCCGAGACCCGCGCCAGGGCGCGCGGGCTGCTGGTCGAGGGCGGCGACCGCCGCTCGGTCGACTGGCGCGAGCAGTGCCAGGCGTTCGCGGCCGAGAGCGACCGGATCGCCGCGCTGGTCGAGACGATCATGCCCGAAGCCGCCTGGCTCGACGACGCCGAGACGCTCACCTATCTCCACGGCGCGGTATCGGCGGCTCCGAAGCCGGTCGCGGTGCCCGAGACGCCGGTCTATCTCGACGCGCTGCTTGGCGCCGACGACTTGGTCGGCGGGCTGTCGCCGATGCTCGGCGACCGGCATCTGCGGCTGCTGACCGTGCGCGGCTTCCCCGCCTCGACCTGGCCGGGGCTGCTCGACGATCTCAACCGGCTCGGCTTCCCCTATCGCTGGACCACGCGCTTCCTGTGCCTCGGCAAGGACGAGGCCGAGCGCCAGCTGGTCAGGCTCCGCCGCCAATGGTTCGCCAAGCGCAAGGGCGTGGTCTCGCTGCTGCGCGAGGTGATCTACCAGCAGGAAGTCGTGCTGGTCGACAGCGACGCCGCCAACAAGTCGGCCGACGCCGATCTCGCCCTGCAGGCGCTCGGTTCCGACGCGGTCGCCTTCGGCCATGTCACCGCCACACTGCTGGTGAGCGCGCGCGACGAAGGCATCGCCGCCGAGCGCGCGCGGGCGGTCGAGCGGATCGTCCAGGGCCGCGGCTTCGTCACCATGAACGAGACGCTCAACGCGGTCGAAGCCTGGCTGTCGACCTTGCCCGGCCACGCCTATGCGAATGTCCGCCAGCCTTTGATCTCGACCGTCAACCTTGTCCACATGCTGCCGGTCTCGGCGGTCTGGGCCGGCCCCGAGCGCAACGCGCATCTGGACGGCCCGCCGCTGATCGTCACCCGCACCGACGGCGCGACGCCGTTCCGCTTCAGCCCCCATGTTGGCGACGTCGGCCATACGCTGGTGGTCGGCCCGACCGGCGCCGGCAAGTCGGTGCTGCTCGGGCTGATCGCGCTCCAGTTCCGCCGCTACCCCGGTGCCCGGATATTCCTGTTCGACAAAGGCGGCTCGGCGCGCGCGACGATCCTCGGCATGGGCGGCGAGCATTACGACCTCGGCGCCGGCGACGAGGAGTCGGCGCTCGCCTTCCAGCCGCTCAGCGGCATCGACGCCGACCCCGAGCGGATCTGGGCGGCCGAGTGGATCGCGGGCTTGGTCGCGCACGAGGGCGTCGCGCTCGATCCGCCGGTCAAGGACGCGATCTGGGCGGGGTTGATGAGCCTTGCCTCGGCACCGCGCGAGGAGCGCACGCTGACCGGCCTGTCGGCGCTGCTCGCCTCCAATCCGCTCCGCCAGGCGCTCGCCCCCTACACGCTCGCCGGCCCGCACGGCCGGCTGCTCGACGCCGACCATGACCGGCTCGGAAGCGCCCAAGTGCAGGCGTTCGAGATGGAGGAGCTGATGCACGCGCGCTCGGCAGTGCTTCCGGTGCTCACCTATCTGTTCCACCGGCTCGAGCAGCGCTTCGACGGCGCGCCGACATTGCTGATCCTCGACGAGGCCTGGGTGTTCCTCGACGATCCGCTGTTCGCCGGCCGCATCCGCGAGTGGCTCAAGGTGCTGCGCAAGAAGAACGTCGCGGTGATCTTCGCCACCCAGAGCCTCGCCGACATCCAGCGCTCCACGATCGCGCCGGCGATCGTCGAGAGCTGCCCGTCGCGGCTGTTCCTGCCCAACCCGCAGGCCACCGAGCCGCAGTTGAAGGAAATCTACCAGGGGTTCGGGCTCAACGCGCGCCAGATCGCGATCATCGCCCAGGCCACGCCCAAGCGCGACTATTACTATCAGTCGCCGCTCGGCAACCGGCTGTTCGATCTCGATATCGGACAGCTCGCGCTCGCCTTTCTCGCGTCGGCCGGCCCCGCCGACCAGCGTGTCATGGACAACATCCTCGCCGAGCACGGCGCGGCCGGCTTCGCCGCCCAATGGGCGCGCCATCGCGGCCTCGCCTGGGCCGCCGACCTCCTCGCCCCCTCCCCCCACGAAGCCAAGGAGACGTCCCCATGA
- the trbJ gene encoding P-type conjugative transfer protein TrbJ, which yields MKKPVLIAAAVALLCAAPASAIPVFDASNYAQNILTAARTLTMINNQVQQLQNDAQSLINQARNLTSLPSNVIGELQARLRESERLIQQAKGVAFDVAEADAAFQRAYPQAYAGLTREQMTANARERLENSLEALRTATQVQAQAATGLAGDDATLADLVAKSQSAVGTLQATQATNQLLALQAQQAMQAQRLELANGRAAALEAARGLAAEAEGQENRRRFMGGSGASYTPASVTFYRS from the coding sequence ATGAAGAAGCCCGTCCTCATCGCCGCGGCGGTCGCGCTGCTGTGCGCCGCACCGGCATCTGCCATCCCGGTGTTCGACGCATCCAACTATGCGCAGAACATCCTCACCGCCGCGCGCACGCTCACCATGATCAACAACCAGGTGCAGCAGCTCCAGAACGATGCGCAGTCGCTGATCAATCAGGCGCGCAACCTCACGTCGCTGCCGTCGAACGTGATCGGCGAACTCCAGGCGCGGCTGCGCGAGAGCGAGCGGCTGATCCAGCAGGCCAAGGGCGTCGCGTTCGACGTTGCCGAGGCCGACGCCGCGTTCCAGCGCGCCTATCCGCAGGCCTATGCCGGGCTGACCCGCGAGCAGATGACCGCAAACGCGCGCGAGCGCCTAGAGAATTCGCTCGAGGCCCTGCGCACTGCGACCCAGGTCCAGGCGCAGGCCGCGACCGGCCTCGCCGGCGACGACGCGACGCTCGCCGACCTTGTCGCCAAGAGCCAGAGCGCGGTCGGCACGCTGCAGGCGACCCAGGCGACCAACCAGCTGCTCGCGCTCCAGGCCCAGCAGGCGATGCAGGCGCAACGGCTCGAGCTCGCCAACGGCCGCGCCGCCGCGCTCGAGGCCGCGCGCGGCCTCGCCGCGGAGGCCGAGGGCCAGGAGAACCGGCGGCGGTTCATGGGCGGCTCCGGCGCGTCCTACACGCCCGCCAGCGTCACCTTCTACCGCAGCTGA
- a CDS encoding entry exclusion lipoprotein TrbK — MLRHPSAAILLFLLAGCGSKPADPPAKAVTRDGDDPLVAELAADPERLAELRRRCRADRTAVGAATCETVAQANRRRFFGPPPAEPGN; from the coding sequence ATGCTCCGCCACCCTTCCGCCGCCATCCTGCTCTTCCTGCTTGCCGGCTGCGGTTCCAAACCCGCCGACCCGCCGGCGAAGGCGGTCACGCGTGACGGCGACGACCCGCTGGTGGCGGAGCTGGCGGCCGATCCCGAGCGTCTCGCCGAGCTGCGCCGCCGCTGCCGCGCCGACCGCACGGCCGTCGGCGCCGCGACCTGCGAGACGGTGGCGCAGGCGAATCGGCGGCGGTTCTTCGGACCGCCGCCGGCCGAGCCGGGGAACTGA
- the trbG gene encoding P-type conjugative transfer protein TrbG, translated as MTRTAPILLLLLAGCAGQPRPAPAIALDDPPPAVPAESVPEPPRPVEVVAVPEPLPLPGQLKPRPGPALPETGDPKARIARAHAAARVEPAGDLYINATQVWPFAPGALYQLYLSPGHVTDIALEPGEQLVSVSAGDTVRWIVGDTTSGSGAAAQVHILVKPIAGGLSTNLVINSDRRTYHLELSSAPASWMASVSWSYPTDALLALRRDAARSAAAAPVAEGVALDRLNFRYRISGDDPAWRPLRAFDDGVHVYVQFPAGIAQGDMPPLFVIGPAGETELVNYRVRAPYYIVDRLFGAAELRLGGKRAETVRIERDDAKRRERRP; from the coding sequence ATGACCCGAACCGCTCCGATCCTGCTGCTTCTGCTCGCCGGCTGCGCCGGTCAACCGCGGCCCGCGCCCGCCATCGCGCTCGACGATCCGCCGCCGGCGGTGCCGGCCGAGTCGGTGCCCGAACCGCCGCGGCCGGTGGAGGTCGTCGCCGTGCCCGAGCCGCTGCCGCTGCCCGGCCAGCTCAAGCCGCGTCCCGGACCCGCTTTGCCCGAGACCGGCGATCCCAAGGCGCGCATCGCCCGCGCCCATGCCGCGGCGCGGGTCGAGCCCGCGGGCGATCTTTACATCAACGCCACCCAGGTCTGGCCGTTCGCGCCCGGCGCGCTCTACCAGCTCTATCTGAGCCCTGGCCACGTCACCGACATCGCGCTCGAGCCCGGCGAGCAGCTCGTTTCGGTCTCGGCGGGCGACACCGTGCGCTGGATCGTCGGCGACACCACGAGCGGCAGCGGCGCGGCCGCCCAGGTCCATATCCTCGTCAAGCCGATCGCGGGCGGACTTTCCACCAACCTCGTCATCAACAGCGACCGCCGCACCTATCATCTCGAGCTGTCCTCTGCGCCGGCGAGCTGGATGGCGTCGGTCAGCTGGAGCTATCCGACGGACGCGCTGCTCGCACTGCGCCGGGATGCCGCGCGCTCTGCTGCGGCGGCACCGGTCGCCGAAGGCGTCGCGCTCGACCGGCTCAACTTCCGCTACCGGATCAGCGGCGACGATCCGGCGTGGCGGCCGCTGCGCGCGTTCGACGACGGCGTGCATGTCTACGTTCAGTTTCCCGCCGGCATCGCCCAGGGCGACATGCCGCCCCTGTTCGTGATCGGACCGGCCGGCGAGACCGAGCTGGTCAACTATCGCGTCCGCGCGCCCTATTACATCGTCGACCGGCTGTTCGGCGCGGCCGAGCTGCGCCTGGGCGGCAAGCGCGCCGAGACCGTCCGCATCGAGCGCGACGACGCGAAGCGCCGCGAGCGCCGGCCATGA
- a CDS encoding LysR family transcriptional regulator encodes MRRYVIFLQIGANRFQFYVRFCCPAEIPVRLTSEKTASGLPVEGGRMELRHLRYFVALAEELHFGRAAARLGIEQPPLSRQIRDLEAELGVVLFNRNSRSTWLSPHGERFLRDARRILYDVDQSITELRARPADAVRLRIGFAEGLSGMPFGDLLRAADAAEPGLRIRLVERPLAEMVQMLSRGTLDAVFAPEQASTQDTVSSVAWEEPIAAILPRSDRRLRSPMALRDLSLPLILPDRELLPGLAAQIEQLLTSEQKAQAAPSRFAALAMLYALVASGHGAGLMPASLLTESEWNDVRPIGDSGARVTIWLTVRRDCTVPALATLQALLRASNAARGS; translated from the coding sequence GTGCGACGCTATGTGATTTTTCTCCAAATCGGAGCGAATAGATTTCAGTTTTATGTCAGGTTTTGCTGCCCGGCCGAGATTCCGGTGCGTCTCACCAGTGAGAAGACGGCCAGCGGTTTGCCCGTCGAGGGAGGCCGCATGGAGCTTCGGCACCTTAGATACTTTGTCGCCCTCGCCGAAGAACTGCACTTCGGGCGCGCGGCGGCGCGGCTCGGCATCGAGCAGCCGCCGCTCAGCCGGCAGATACGCGATCTCGAAGCCGAATTGGGCGTGGTGCTATTCAATCGCAATTCGCGTTCGACCTGGCTCAGCCCGCACGGCGAGCGCTTCCTGCGCGATGCGCGCCGAATCCTCTACGACGTCGACCAATCGATCACCGAGCTGCGCGCGCGCCCGGCCGACGCCGTGCGGCTGCGCATCGGCTTTGCCGAAGGCCTGTCGGGCATGCCGTTCGGCGACCTGCTGCGCGCCGCCGACGCGGCGGAGCCGGGCCTGCGCATCCGGCTGGTCGAGCGCCCGCTTGCCGAGATGGTCCAGATGCTCAGCCGCGGCACGCTCGACGCCGTGTTCGCGCCCGAGCAGGCCAGTACGCAGGACACGGTGTCGTCGGTCGCATGGGAGGAGCCGATCGCGGCGATCCTTCCCAGGTCCGACCGCCGCTTGCGCTCACCGATGGCGCTCCGCGACCTGTCGTTGCCGCTGATCCTGCCCGATCGCGAGCTGCTGCCGGGTCTCGCCGCGCAGATCGAGCAGCTGCTGACCTCTGAGCAGAAGGCGCAGGCCGCGCCGTCGCGCTTCGCCGCGCTGGCGATGCTCTATGCGTTGGTCGCCTCCGGCCACGGCGCGGGATTGATGCCGGCGTCGCTCCTCACGGAATCCGAATGGAACGACGTGCGCCCGATCGGCGATTCCGGAGCCCGCGTCACGATCTGGCTGACCGTCCGGCGCGACTGCACCGTGCCGGCGCTCGCGACCCTGCAGGCGCTGCTGCGCGCTTCCAATGCGGCGCGCGGGTCCTAG
- the trbF gene encoding conjugal transfer protein TrbF — translation MRWKRPGVRYAASPEPETPYQRAGQVWDERIGSARVQARNWRLTAFGLIGLASLVALDNIRLRSTATITPWIVRVDQVGAATAIGPASDAEPNDREIAYSLARWIEWTRSVSIDPVVLRENWLRAYAFVTDRGAATLNEQARANDPFARVGERAVTVEVQSVIRASPSSFRLAWTECRYERGQLAGAERWSAILTIVHQAPKDADTIARNPLGLYVHGLDWSRELGAAAVPAQCGGPAQ, via the coding sequence ATGCGCTGGAAACGCCCCGGCGTGCGCTACGCCGCCTCGCCCGAACCCGAGACGCCCTATCAGCGCGCCGGTCAGGTCTGGGACGAGCGGATCGGATCGGCCCGCGTCCAGGCCCGCAACTGGCGGCTGACCGCCTTCGGACTGATCGGGCTCGCCAGCCTGGTCGCGCTCGACAATATCCGGCTGCGCTCCACCGCGACGATCACGCCGTGGATCGTCCGGGTCGACCAGGTCGGCGCGGCCACCGCCATCGGCCCGGCGAGCGACGCCGAGCCCAACGACCGTGAGATCGCCTACAGCCTTGCGCGCTGGATCGAATGGACCCGCTCGGTGTCGATCGACCCGGTCGTGCTGCGCGAGAACTGGCTGCGCGCTTATGCCTTCGTCACCGACCGCGGCGCCGCCACCTTGAACGAGCAGGCGCGCGCCAACGACCCGTTCGCGCGCGTCGGCGAGCGCGCGGTGACGGTCGAGGTGCAGAGCGTGATCCGCGCCTCGCCGTCGAGCTTCCGCCTCGCCTGGACCGAATGCCGCTACGAGCGTGGGCAGCTCGCCGGTGCCGAGCGCTGGAGCGCCATCCTCACCATCGTCCACCAAGCCCCCAAGGACGCCGACACCATCGCCCGCAACCCGCTCGGCCTCTACGTCCACGGCCTCGACTGGAGCCGTGAGCTCGGTGCGGCGGCGGTGCCGGCGCAATGCGGAGGACCCGCCCAATGA
- a CDS encoding DNA cytosine methyltransferase → MRVADLFAGCGGMSAGFQSADYEVVMAAEKWDAARDVYNANFDHDASAIDLSNLVEATYRVNRENPDIIVGGPPCQDFSAAGQRRETDRADLTMVFAEIVRAVRPQWFVMENVGAVVGSAAYSHARPTLSSAGYGLTEVVLDASFFGVPQIRKRFFCIGCLGEEDGFLKRQLEDVRRENRMSVRDYLGDEFGIDVYYRHPRNWGRKAIYSIDEPSATVRSTNRPISPKYRLHENDASDTLEGVRQLTPQERARIQTFAREFAFSGTRTDIDTMVANAVPLALAQRVGESIAIYERSRGLADSDDDFRRWLSEERGMTPASIGDVLSRLRRVDKLLAGRECGSDPRDTIHELSKLPEFEHLTTSVRSHLKRAVQLQAEFRARH, encoded by the coding sequence ATGCGGGTTGCAGATTTATTCGCCGGATGCGGCGGCATGTCCGCCGGCTTTCAGAGCGCCGACTACGAAGTCGTGATGGCGGCCGAGAAGTGGGACGCGGCCCGCGACGTTTACAACGCCAATTTCGATCACGACGCGAGCGCTATCGATTTATCGAACCTCGTCGAGGCGACGTATCGCGTGAACCGCGAAAATCCCGACATCATCGTCGGCGGGCCGCCCTGCCAGGATTTTTCGGCGGCGGGTCAGCGCCGTGAAACGGACCGCGCGGACCTCACGATGGTGTTCGCCGAGATCGTGCGCGCGGTTCGTCCGCAGTGGTTCGTGATGGAGAACGTGGGGGCGGTGGTCGGCAGCGCGGCTTACAGCCACGCGCGCCCGACGCTGTCCAGCGCCGGCTACGGTCTGACCGAAGTGGTTCTGGACGCATCCTTTTTCGGCGTGCCGCAGATTCGAAAGCGGTTCTTCTGCATCGGTTGCCTCGGCGAGGAAGATGGCTTCCTGAAGCGGCAGCTCGAAGATGTGCGGCGCGAAAATCGGATGTCGGTCCGGGACTATCTCGGCGACGAGTTCGGCATCGACGTCTATTACCGCCATCCCCGCAATTGGGGGCGGAAGGCGATCTACTCAATCGACGAGCCGTCCGCCACCGTGAGATCCACCAATCGGCCGATCTCGCCGAAATACCGCCTTCACGAGAATGACGCGTCGGATACGCTGGAGGGGGTCAGACAGTTGACGCCGCAGGAACGCGCCCGCATTCAGACGTTCGCGCGCGAGTTCGCCTTCAGCGGCACAAGGACGGATATCGACACGATGGTTGCGAATGCGGTGCCTCTTGCGCTCGCGCAGCGAGTGGGCGAGTCGATCGCCATCTACGAACGGAGCCGTGGATTGGCCGACAGCGACGACGATTTTCGTCGGTGGCTCTCCGAAGAGAGGGGAATGACGCCGGCATCTATCGGCGACGTGCTGTCGCGGCTGCGTCGAGTGGATAAGCTGCTCGCTGGACGTGAGTGCGGGTCGGATCCCCGCGACACCATTCACGAGCTGAGCAAATTGCCCGAATTCGAGCATTTGACCACGAGCGTGCGATCGCACCTTAAGCGCGCGGTCCAGCTCCAAGCCGAGTTCCGCGCGCGCCATTGA
- a CDS encoding TrbI/VirB10 family protein, which translates to MSEERATPPPPKLDPDRLALRVQPRPVLRMSRRMIAAVAGVAGIGLAGTAIWSLSSRHAGPAAGSELYNVDRVQTAEGLERLPPDYRVTAKTPPGVPQLGAPMPGDLGRPIVRAQEEGRLDPAVPPVAADPEAEARRARLEQARREREAVRRSDVLFQSAQAERGPAIAMPAIGEAAAPGAALTAAPSPADGTQAAKRAFLAAEPGKRIYGTADLQEPRSPYQLMAGTVIPAALVTGISSDLPGQAIAAVTANVYDSVTGRHLLVPQGTRLIGRYDSAVGYAQSRLLLVWERLIFPDGSSILLDALPGVDVGGRAGLKDRTDNHFDRLAGGALLATLLGVGADLGTNNVGSNGSVVIALRSSAQDAVAQVGQEITRRNLDVQPTLTIRPGFPLRVLVQRDLVLRPVAQ; encoded by the coding sequence ATGAGCGAGGAACGGGCCACGCCCCCGCCGCCCAAGCTCGATCCCGACCGGCTCGCGCTGCGCGTCCAGCCCCGCCCGGTGCTGCGGATGAGCCGGCGCATGATCGCGGCGGTCGCCGGCGTGGCCGGAATCGGCCTCGCCGGCACGGCGATCTGGTCGCTCTCGAGCCGGCACGCCGGCCCGGCCGCCGGCAGCGAGCTCTACAATGTCGACCGCGTCCAGACCGCCGAGGGGCTCGAGCGGCTGCCGCCCGACTATCGCGTGACCGCGAAGACGCCGCCCGGCGTGCCGCAGCTCGGCGCTCCGATGCCCGGCGACCTCGGTCGGCCGATCGTGCGCGCGCAGGAGGAAGGCCGGCTCGACCCCGCCGTGCCGCCGGTCGCGGCGGACCCGGAGGCGGAAGCACGGCGGGCACGCCTCGAGCAGGCGCGCCGCGAACGCGAGGCGGTGCGGCGTTCGGACGTGCTGTTCCAGAGCGCGCAGGCCGAGCGCGGCCCGGCGATCGCGATGCCGGCGATCGGCGAAGCCGCGGCCCCAGGAGCCGCTCTTACGGCCGCCCCGTCGCCCGCCGACGGCACCCAGGCCGCGAAGCGCGCCTTCCTCGCCGCCGAACCGGGCAAGCGGATTTACGGAACTGCGGATTTGCAGGAACCGCGCTCGCCCTATCAGCTGATGGCGGGCACCGTCATTCCGGCGGCGCTCGTCACCGGCATCAGCTCGGACCTGCCCGGCCAGGCGATCGCCGCCGTCACCGCCAATGTCTACGACAGCGTCACCGGCCGCCATCTGCTCGTACCCCAGGGAACGCGGCTGATCGGCCGCTACGACAGCGCGGTGGGCTATGCCCAGAGCCGGCTTCTGCTGGTGTGGGAGCGGCTGATCTTCCCCGACGGCAGCTCGATTCTGCTCGACGCGCTCCCCGGCGTCGATGTCGGCGGCCGCGCCGGGCTCAAGGACCGGACCGACAATCATTTCGATCGGCTCGCCGGCGGCGCGTTGCTCGCGACTTTGCTCGGGGTCGGCGCCGACCTGGGCACGAACAATGTCGGCAGCAACGGCTCGGTCGTGATCGCGCTGCGCTCAAGCGCGCAGGATGCGGTTGCGCAGGTCGGCCAGGAAATCACCCGGCGCAATCTCGACGTGCAGCCGACGCTGACGATCCGGCCGGGGTTTCCGCTGCGCGTCCTCGTTCAACGCGATTTGGTGCTGCGGCCTGTTGCGCAATGA